The sequence AAAGTTTAAAAATGGTTAATTAAAAGGAGAATCTTGCAATTAAGATTCTCCTTTTAATATATTTTAATGTTAAGTTACTGCTTTATCTATGTCAGTAAATGCTTCAGCTTGCATTTTGTATAATCTAGAGTATAACCCGTTGTTGAGCATTAAATCTGGATGGGTACCACTCTCAGTAATTTGCCCATTTTCTAAGACATATATTATATCTGCCATTTTTACAGTTGAAAATCTATGAGATATTAGAACACTGGTTGAAGTCCCTATTAATTCTTTAAAGTTATTGAAAATTTCATATTCAGCTTCAGCATCTAGGGAGGCAGTTGGTTCATCCAAAATTAAAATTGACGAATCACTCATAAAGGCCCTGGAAATAGCTAATTTTTGCCATTGACCTAGAGATAAATCAATACCATTTGACCACATTTTTTGTAATTGGGTATCGAATTTATTCTCTAATTTGTCGATAAATTCGTAAGAATTTGACTTCGTAGCGCACTTTTTTATAAGGTCAATGTCGTTGATTTTATCTAGGTTTCCAAATCCAATATTATCTTTTATAGAAAAAGGGTATTTCATAAAGTCTTGAAAAATTACACTTATATTTTTATATAATGAATCGAGGGTATACTTTTTTATATCAATTCCGTTGATATATATTTCACCTTCAGTAGGGTCATATAACCTTGTAAGAAGCTTAGTTAAAGTAGTCTTTCCACTTCCGTTAAGACCAACGATAGCACAAGTTTGATTATTCTTTATAGTAAGATTTATATTTTTTAGAATGTAGGTTTTGGAACTAGGATACTTAAAAGATACATTTTTGAATTCAATACTAGCAAATCCTTTGTTATCCAATTCAATTGAATTATCAGTATCTGCTATTTGAGCTTTTAAATCAACTACATCAAAGAAATTATCCATATATAAGTTATTTGAATATAATGATGCCATGTTATCTAAGGTACTCCTAATGGAATTTTCAACGCTGGTAAGGGATTGAATGTACATATTCATAGAACCTATGGTTAAGCCCTTTGCTATTGTAAGGATAACAACATAAAACTTATAGCAATACGATATAATTGTGCTTAATATATCTACTATAGCTAACCGTATAAATTGCTTTTTCCCAACATCCTTATCTTGATTTAAGTGTTTCCTTAAGATTGATATGATAATACTTCTAAAATATCCTTCTAATCTATTTAAGCGCAATTCTTTAATACTGTTGCAATTAGTAGCAATAAATTTTAAGTGATGAGCAAATCTTACTTCTTCAATTCTTTTATTATATACATCATACTTCATTTGAGAAATTTTTATATTTACAAAAAACATAGGTATTGTGGTTAGTACGCATAAAATTAATATTAAAGGGTTCAATGTAAGGACAATTGCTGCAGTACCTATAAGGGTAGCAATGCTTTGAATAAATTGCATAAGACTATTAGTTACAGAGAGTATGCTTGATATGGATTCAGCACTCGCCTTTTCAATTTTATTGTAAAACTCACTGTTTTCAAAATATGAAAGATCTAGTTCATTAGTTTTTTTCATAAGAATATCTGATATATATATATTTAATGATTTTGATTGAATATCGGCAAAGTATGAATTTAGTCTGTTTAGAATATATGAAAATATTACAACAGTGAACTCTAATATTAACCAAAAGAAGGCATGCTTTTTTGCTTCATAAGTATTACTATTAGTTAAAACAATTGTAATACTATCAAGAAAGTATTTTGAAATTATTGTTGTCACTGAGACCATAACTCCATTTAATATTGTATTAATTAAAGAAAAAATACATATA comes from Clostridium sp. TW13 and encodes:
- a CDS encoding ABC transporter ATP-binding protein; the encoded protein is MLKVLKNNYILIKVNKVTEIAIKICRALKIVWKSSPFICIFSLINTILNGVMVSVTTIISKYFLDSITIVLTNSNTYEAKKHAFFWLILEFTVVIFSYILNRLNSYFADIQSKSLNIYISDILMKKTNELDLSYFENSEFYNKIEKASAESISSILSVTNSLMQFIQSIATLIGTAAIVLTLNPLILILCVLTTIPMFFVNIKISQMKYDVYNKRIEEVRFAHHLKFIATNCNSIKELRLNRLEGYFRSIIISILRKHLNQDKDVGKKQFIRLAIVDILSTIISYCYKFYVVILTIAKGLTIGSMNMYIQSLTSVENSIRSTLDNMASLYSNNLYMDNFFDVVDLKAQIADTDNSIELDNKGFASIEFKNVSFKYPSSKTYILKNINLTIKNNQTCAIVGLNGSGKTTLTKLLTRLYDPTEGEIYINGIDIKKYTLDSLYKNISVIFQDFMKYPFSIKDNIGFGNLDKINDIDLIKKCATKSNSYEFIDKLENKFDTQLQKMWSNGIDLSLGQWQKLAISRAFMSDSSILILDEPTASLDAEAEYEIFNNFKELIGTSTSVLISHRFSTVKMADIIYVLENGQITESGTHPDLMLNNGLYSRLYKMQAEAFTDIDKAVT